The sequence below is a genomic window from Oncorhynchus nerka isolate Pitt River linkage group LG7, Oner_Uvic_2.0, whole genome shotgun sequence.
TGGGTCTCTattcaaaccttagccctctcggtaATCGAGGTACACTTGGTCTCTattcaaaccttagccctctcggtaATCGAGATATGCATGGTCTCTattcaaaccttagccctctcggtaATCGAGATATGCATGGTCTCTATTCAAAACTTAGCCCTCTCGGTAATGAGGTACACTTGGTCTCTATTCAAAACTTAGCCCTCTCGGTAATGAGGTACACTTGGTCTCTattcaaaccttagccctctcggtaATCGAGGTACACTTGGTCTCTattcaaaccttagccctctcagTAATCGAGATATGCATGGTCTCTattcaaaccttagccctctcggtaATCGAGATATGCATGGTCTCTattcaaaccttagccctctcagTAATCGAGGTACACTTGGTCTCTattcaaaccttagccctctcagTAATCGAGGTACACTTGGTCTCTattcaaaccttagccctctcagTAATCGAGATACACTTGGTCTCTattcaaaccttagccctctcggtaATCGAGGTACACTTGGTCTCTattcaaaccttagccctctcggtaATCGAGGTACACTTGGGTCTCTATTCAAACCTTAGCTCCCTCAGCTGACCGAGGTAGGATTGGTCTGAAGTGGGCTTCTCCAGGTGGGGTTTATATTCGGAACAGCAGAAAAGGCTGTCCCATGATGCCAGATCGATGTCTGTGCTCGTGGGGACGGGCCAATGACTTAGTTAAACTCCAAAGGGAATTGGATTCTCTTCCCTTAAACGGTTTAAAATCACATGACATAATTAcacaaatagtttaatctttactcattcattttatacaataattagatgcaaATCCCAGAACGGAGGCTCTCTTTTAAAAACAGAGTTGTGGTAATGTGGCTGTTTTGTCTCTCATGGGGTCACAAACACTAAACAAAATGGACCGGTCGTAGCTGGATTCTCCACCGAccgtttacacattctccaaaacatggaCATTGTTCAGTTCTCCAGTTCTGTGAGGTAGAAGAAGTTCTACTGTGAACCCTCTCTCTATACCGCATgagggagagagtctcctccaggaatttacgacctgagataacagaacctgggtgtaggagggagagagagggaaggcactcgctatacccaaagagggccacgtcatgacactagcaaattattgattttcatgaaccttgtttcttaagttACATATGTTAACGTGGGCTATTTTTTAGCACTTTAGCACAGGTTGAGTTGCACATAGTGGACTTCCTAGTGGAGTGACTTATGTCCAATTGTTTGTGCTCCAGCCAGGCGGTGGTGGTGGATCGGACCATGTACATCTCCGGCCAGCTGGGGCTAGACGTGGCCTCAGGGAAGCTGGTGGAGGGAGGGGTACAGGCTCAGGCCAGACAGGTGAGAGATGGTGGAGGGACGGGGGGTCAGGTCAGACAGGTGAGAGATGGTGGAGGGACGGGGGGTCAGGTCAGACAGGtgagagatggtggagggagggggtcagGTCAGACAGGTGAGAGCTGGTGGAGGGAGGGGTACAGGCTCAGGCCAGACAGGTGAtagatggtggagggaggggaggtcagGTCAGACAGGtgagagatggtggaggagggtagagagatggtggaggaggggagggagagatggtggaggagggtagagagatggtggaggagggtagagatggtggaggaggggagggagagatggtggaggaggagggagagatggtggaggaggggagggagagatggtggagggtagagagatggtggaggaggggagggagagatggtggaggagggggtagagagatggtggaggaggggagggagagatggtggaggaggggagggagagatggtggaggagggtagagagatggtggaggagggtagagagatggtggaggagggtagagagatggtggtggagggagggagaaatggtggaggagggtagagagatggtggaggaggggagggagagatggtggaggaggggagggagagatggtggaggaggggagggagatggtggaggaggggagggagagatggtggaggaggggagggagagatggtggaggagggtagagagatggtggtggaggggagggagatgatggtggaggagggtaggagagatggtggtggaggggagggagagatggtggaggagggagagatggtggaggagggtagagagatggtggaggaggggaggagagatggtggaggaggggagggagatggtggaggaggggagggagagattgtggaggaggggagggagagatggtggaggaggggagggagatggtggaggaggggaggggtaaaAAAATATAGTACTATTATATACTTATCACTATTATATACTTATCACTATTATATACTTATCACTGTTATATACTTATCACTATTATATACTTATCACTGTTATATACTTATCACTATTATATATTTATCACTGTTAGTCAGGAATTCTTATATCatgctccctcccctcccctcccacctcctcccccacACCCCACCCCTCAGGCTCTGGTCAATATGGGAGAGATCCTGAAAGCAGCTGGATGTGGTTATGACAATGGTAAGCCTCCCTCTTTTTAATATATATCATCAGATCAACAATAATTCATGTATGTTTATTAACTGTAAAAAAAGGACTAGATTAATACCACCTGAGATCTGAAATGTGTATCTGACAGACTTCCTTACTTTTGTATCTTCCAGTCGTCAAGACAACCGTGCTGTTGGCAGACATGAATGACTTTGTCAACGTCAACGATGTTTATAAGACATGTAAGTGCTTGACCTGACAATGTGAGGGGCTAAGGGTCAAATTATGGGATAATCTCAACTATATTTATTTGTTTCTTCACGTCCTCTCGCCTCCTGCTGAAAACACACAAGGAAATCAATTTCGattatctatctctctgtccgcGTCGAACGTTTGAGTTTAATCCACCTCTTCAGACTGTCCTGCATGTCCACACCTGTACACACGATGGCGCCCTCTTCCCTGAATAAACAGCACTTCTCTCAGGATCTGTTGGCCACTTGTTCGGTGTGCCAACTGCCTAATATTGAATACTGACTTTAGACCCAGCATTCTTCAGTAGCACATTCATATATGTCTGAAAGGACAACGGCTAAATATATGCAAACTTCCAACGTGTCCTGCGTGTACAACGTGTGGTAATCAGTTACATATGGGCCATCCATCGCTATAGTTCAAATTGATGCATAGCTGTACCTCTGCCCTTTATAATTAAACTCTTGTCTGTCTTTGCCTTGCTAAGTTAGGTTTCCCATAGTTCCTTGTCCAAAGGACTCACAATGGGACCCCAGCTCTATGGGTATTATCACGATACACAGTGGAACTGAACCCTGGTGTGTGTCCCATCACGATACACAGTGGAACTGAACCCTGGTGTGTCCCATCACGATACACAGTGGAACTGACCCTGGTGTGTGTCCCATCACGATACACAGTGGAACTGAACCCTGGTGTGTGTCCCATCACGATACACAGTGGAACTGAACCCTGGTGTGTCCCCCATCACGATACACAGTGGAACTGAACCCTGGTGTGTCCCATCACGATGCACAGTGGAACTGACCCTGGTGTGTGTCCCCCATCACGATACACAGTGGAACTGAACCCTGGTGTGTGTCCCATCACGATGCACAGTGGAACTGAACCCTGGTGTGTGTCCCTTCACGATGGAACTGAACAGTGTGTCCCAACTGAACCCTGAACCCTGTGTGTCCCATCACGATACACAGTGGAACTGAACCCTGGTGTGTGTCCCATCACGATACACAGTGGAACTGAACCCTGGTGTGTGTCCCATCACGATACACAGTGGAACTGAACCCTGGTGTGTGTCCCATCACGATGCACAGTGTAACTGAACCCTGGTGTGTGTCCCATCACGATACACAGTGGAACTGAACCCTGGTGTGTGTCCCATCACGATACACAGTGGAACTGAACCCTGGTGTGTGTCCCATCACGATACACAGTGGAACTGAACCCTGGTGTGTGTCCCTTCAC
It includes:
- the LOC135572396 gene encoding 2-iminobutanoate/2-iminopropanoate deaminase-like, coding for MAAVQKLFPYTPKAPIRQGIYSQAVVVDRTMYISGQLGLDVASGKLVEGGVQAQARQALVNMGEILKAAGCGYDNVVKTTVLLADMNDFVNVNDVYKTFFSKNFPARAAYQVVALPRGGLVEIEAVAVLGPISESLLTGKSINKL